AGTGTGCATGGCTAGTATCCATTTTAAGAAGAGAAAAGACGGTAGCAAAACTTATTATGTGGTGGTTTGCAGGCCAGGTGGCCATAAGTGGATTAAGGGAGGATCGCTCAAAGATGCCAAAATCTTGAAAAAAGAGATTGAATCTTTGGAAAAATCTGAAAGGATTGAGAAGTTGGGACTTGTAAGCGAGAGGAAGCGCATTGATGCTTTCTTTCAGGAATATGCGGATTATGTGCGCTTGAGAACTGCACCCAGTACTGTTAGGCGGTATCTTACGGTGGAAAATACTTTTATCATTTTTCTGAAGATGTTTCACCCTAATATCAGGCTTCTCGTGCAGATTACGCCTGAGATTATTGAATCATATCAAGTACAACGATTAAGGTCTATTGAATTGAAAAGTTCAGCGGATGGAGATAAACCTGGGGTTCATAGAAAAAAGCGCTTACCCCTTCCTCAAACAGTAAACACCGAAGTCATAGTGTTGGGTTCAGCATTTATTTGGGCTCATAGCCGAGAACTAATTCCTACAGTACCAACCAAAAAAGTAAAACCGCTTCGAGCTAAGCTAAAAAGAAAAGTTAGACTTCTCGATTCAAAAGAATGCAAACATTTTTTGAGAACTGCACGGCTAATGGCCAGAGATAATAATCGGCTCAAAGTATTTTATTTGATTTTCAAATTCTTACTCAATACAGGTCTGCGATCAGGAGAATTATGCAATTTAACCTGGGATGATGTTAATCTTGAAACCGGCTTGATAAAAATTCAGCCAAAAGAAGGCTGGACACCAAAAACATATTCCAGAGAGTTTTTTCTAAATGAACATTCAATTAAAATCCTAAAACGA
The sequence above is drawn from the Candidatus Zixiibacteriota bacterium genome and encodes:
- a CDS encoding site-specific integrase; the protein is MASIHFKKRKDGSKTYYVVVCRPGGHKWIKGGSLKDAKILKKEIESLEKSERIEKLGLVSERKRIDAFFQEYADYVRLRTAPSTVRRYLTVENTFIIFLKMFHPNIRLLVQITPEIIESYQVQRLRSIELKSSADGDKPGVHRKKRLPLPQTVNTEVIVLGSAFIWAHSRELIPTVPTKKVKPLRAKLKRKVRLLDSKECKHFLRTARLMARDNNRLKVFYLIFKFLLNTGLRSGELCNLTWDDVNLETGLIKIQPKEGWTPKTYSREFFLNEHSIKILKRIGQSEGLIFRTKTGKQLDTDDIRRALIKIGKEADFNDLTKVHDLRHTFNSLMQMNGVDPATMSKILGHRDIKTTMIYTHQTTDHLKKSIEKIGIK